In Desulfuribacillus alkaliarsenatis, the following proteins share a genomic window:
- a CDS encoding RNA polymerase sigma factor has product MVNEETIILARQGNRDALIKILKSAENDIYKTAYYLTKNEADAKDLTQDALLRVYQKFATYQGQASIKVWAQRITTNIFLDSIRKKKAQLFSLDDNEAYQYIPDEGSSVEEQVEEQLKSQEIRTAVTKLPEQYKVVIVLRYLQDMTYKEISQILEIPENTVKTHLFRARKLLKDMMHNSMCGGVS; this is encoded by the coding sequence GTGGTAAACGAAGAAACGATAATCTTAGCAAGACAGGGCAATCGCGACGCCTTAATAAAAATATTAAAAAGTGCAGAAAATGATATTTATAAGACGGCTTATTATCTTACGAAGAACGAAGCAGACGCTAAGGACTTAACACAGGATGCACTTTTACGCGTATATCAGAAGTTTGCTACCTATCAAGGCCAAGCTTCTATTAAAGTATGGGCTCAACGAATTACTACTAATATATTTTTAGACTCTATTCGTAAGAAAAAGGCTCAACTGTTTTCACTAGACGATAATGAGGCATATCAATATATACCAGACGAGGGGAGTAGTGTGGAAGAGCAAGTGGAAGAGCAATTGAAAAGCCAAGAGATAAGAACAGCAGTTACGAAACTACCTGAACAGTACAAAGTAGTTATTGTTCTAAGGTATTTACAGGACATGACCTATAAGGAGATATCACAGATTTTAGAAATTCCTGAAAATACAGTGAAAACACATCTCTTCCGGGCACGAAAACTACTAAAAGACATGATGCATAACTCAATGTGTGGGGGGGTGTCATAA
- a CDS encoding Gmad2 immunoglobulin-like domain-containing protein, whose protein sequence is MQCETYQINIQRYLDNDLNSEEEKQLLEHIEQCSSCKQEFEEFQALHNDLLQLPKVELERSCIDDILNKIDAEYVVQQDEAKEKVLFNYKKYITPFMAAAAVLLVFFVSKGFFSSELPYADQQPERMNSLAVQDMDDAEGEVSTFDSPELEIRIMGEGDINQFNQYGVDKTLLNPAMFESEDIRNAPAVIRNWVERSKEIFAGQSFAYNGKTYIYVSLGQRDNIEYEVTIEEVYEYDNQLYVYAKVQEPQINNRNTANKVYPDVLVSVTGEYLDVHFNEWQGAEIETWIPEIYGIESIPEFNEQSSDIIKIYSPKTNTSIHESIVIKGIARTFDGSVYYRVLTSQQEEIASGFIFAAKGAPDWGHFEQEIFIDLPYDIQAVEAFIEVFEVSLRDGGQLGTVQIPVTLESAEVNNATEVQNKHWVTYIVNDVDVETGKVYVEQYLVDSRSINAPTVLNLQGVPIIRDITQEKANTVARYAQLSDIKQNYEIGALITEDGKVKQIFLFE, encoded by the coding sequence ATGCAATGCGAAACTTATCAAATAAATATTCAACGGTATTTAGATAATGATTTAAACAGTGAAGAAGAAAAACAGTTACTTGAGCACATAGAGCAATGCTCGTCCTGTAAGCAAGAGTTTGAAGAATTTCAAGCGCTTCATAATGACTTATTACAGCTACCAAAAGTAGAGCTTGAACGCAGCTGCATTGATGATATCTTAAATAAAATTGATGCTGAATACGTTGTTCAACAGGATGAAGCTAAAGAGAAGGTTTTATTTAATTATAAAAAATATATTACGCCGTTTATGGCTGCGGCAGCAGTTTTATTGGTTTTCTTTGTCAGTAAAGGCTTCTTCTCCTCAGAGCTACCGTACGCAGATCAGCAACCTGAACGTATGAATAGTTTAGCAGTACAGGATATGGATGATGCCGAAGGTGAAGTTTCTACATTTGATAGTCCAGAACTTGAGATAAGGATAATGGGTGAAGGAGACATCAATCAATTCAATCAATACGGTGTAGACAAAACACTTTTAAATCCAGCGATGTTTGAATCAGAAGATATAAGAAATGCACCTGCAGTAATTAGGAATTGGGTAGAAAGATCAAAGGAAATATTTGCAGGTCAGTCATTCGCCTATAACGGTAAAACATATATTTATGTTTCCTTAGGACAAAGGGATAATATCGAGTATGAAGTGACAATTGAAGAAGTTTATGAGTATGACAATCAATTATATGTTTACGCTAAAGTGCAAGAGCCACAAATCAATAACAGAAATACTGCCAATAAGGTATATCCTGATGTGTTGGTATCTGTTACAGGTGAATATCTAGACGTACACTTTAATGAGTGGCAGGGTGCTGAAATTGAGACCTGGATACCAGAAATTTATGGTATTGAATCGATACCTGAATTTAATGAACAAAGTTCAGATATAATTAAAATTTATTCGCCAAAAACCAATACATCTATTCATGAGTCTATAGTAATTAAAGGTATAGCTCGAACTTTTGACGGATCAGTATATTATCGTGTATTAACTAGCCAGCAGGAAGAGATAGCGAGTGGGTTCATATTTGCTGCTAAAGGTGCTCCTGATTGGGGACACTTTGAACAGGAGATATTCATTGATTTACCCTATGATATTCAAGCTGTTGAAGCTTTTATAGAGGTGTTTGAGGTTAGTCTGCGCGATGGTGGGCAACTAGGGACTGTTCAAATCCCAGTTACCCTGGAGTCTGCAGAGGTAAACAATGCCACTGAGGTTCAAAATAAACATTGGGTAACATACATTGTAAATGACGTAGACGTAGAGACTGGTAAGGTTTATGTTGAGCAGTATCTAGTAGACTCAAGAAGTATTAATGCTCCTACTGTTCTAAACCTACAGGGAGTTCCAATAATAAGGGATATTACTCAGGAAAAAGCCAATACCGTAGCACGATATGCTCAGTTAAGCGATATAAAGCAGAACTATGAAATTGGGGCTTTAATAACTGAAGACGGTAAGGTCAAACAAATATTTTTATTTGAATAA